One genomic window of Cannabis sativa cultivar Pink pepper isolate KNU-18-1 chromosome 2, ASM2916894v1, whole genome shotgun sequence includes the following:
- the LOC115720661 gene encoding probable inactive ATP-dependent zinc metalloprotease FTSHI 5, chloroplastic has product MDAIIASRLLPTHFPPLFSSPHPNSSLPPFSRTRRIRTQSLASKLQKRQLILFPHVYKFAAFSSIEPCCSSLCSEQVVKEERVASSSLNSPEPEGRLLKCVANKIVLALFCFAIGFAPIRGIRVSAIAAPVAEVLGRRVKENEKEKEKGNEGSSRSHEYADCTRRLLETVSFLLRSIEEARKGNGDVKQVEAAWKAVKAKKEELQDGIMNGLHVELMELKRDKEKLENRSEEIVDAVVNTRREYEKSLGNVDKELGDMKERLEASLKRLEQEYSSMWERIGEIEDVILRKETAAMSFGVRELCFIERECEQLVQGFNREMRRKGMESVPKRPVTKLSKTDIQKELESVQRNHLEQIILPSVLEDNDLGSYFDNNASDFAQHIKQRLRESREMQKYVEARIRKDMKKFGDEKRFVVLTPEDEVVKGFPEIEMKWMFGDKEVMVPKAVSLHLYHGWKKWREEAKAELKKKLLENIEFGKDYVAEKQEHILLDRDRVMSKTWYNEEKKRWEMDPLAVPFAVSKKLVEHARIRHDWAVMYVAIKGDDKDYFVDIKEFDMLYEDFGGFDGLYMKMLANGIPTTVHLMWIPFSELNLQQQFLLTLRLSQQCFNALWKTEIVSYARDWLIMNFTEANDDIMMAIVFPILELVIPYPVRIKLGMAWPEEIDQAVDSTWYLKWQSEAEKSYKSRKRDDFQWFFLFTIRTVIYGYMLFHVLLFLKRRIPVVLGFGPYRKDPNFRKLGRMKYYLKYRKRRVKQRKKAGFDPITRAFDQMKRVKNPPIPLKDFASIESMREEMNEVVKFLQNPRAFQEMGARAPRGVLIVGERGTGKTSLALAIAAEAKVPVVEVKAQELEAGLWVGQSASNVRELFQTARDLAPVIIFVEDFDLFAGVRGTYIHTKNQDHEAFINQLLVELDGFEKQDGVVLMATTRNLQQVDEALQRPGRMDRIFHLQRPTQAERERILQIAAKESMDTELIDFVDWKKVAEKTALLRPIELKLVPVALEGSAFRSKFLDTDELMSYCGWFATFSGIIPNWVRRTKLSKMLSKMLVNHLGLTLTKEDLQNVVDLMEPYGQISNGIEFLSPPIDWTREAKFPHAVWAAGRSLITVLLPNFDVVDNLWLEPLSWEGIGCTKITKARNEGSTNGNSESRSYLEKKLVFCFGSHIASQMLLPFGEENFLSSSELQQAQEIATRMVIQYGWGPDDSPAIYYHTNAETALSMGNNHEYEMATKIEKMYYSAFYKAKEMLQKNRQVLEKIVEELMEFEILTGKDLQTILEDNGGIREKEPFFLSKVQEVEPSSSNFLDEGTKLATALLSEAS; this is encoded by the exons ATGGATGCCATCATCGCCTCTCGTCTTCTTCCCACTCACTTCCCTCCTCTATTCTCATCTCCGCATCCAAACTCATCACTCCCGCCATTTTCAAGAACTCGCCGTATCAGAACTCAGTCTCTCGCTTCCAAATTACAGAAACGTCAACTAATTTTATTCCCACATGTGTATAAATTTGCTGCATTTAGCTCCATAGAGCCTTGCTGTAGCTCACTGTGCTCCGAACAGGTAGTGAAAGAGGAACGTGTTGCTTCTTCTAGCCTGAATTCTCCGGAGCCAGAGGGAAGACTGCTTAAATGTGTGGCAAATAAAATAGTTTTGGCTTTGTTTTGTTTCGCAATCGGTTTCGCTCCAATTCGAGGGATTCGTGTGTCTGCCATTGCGGCTCCGGTTGCGGAGGTTTTGGGCAGAAGGGTGAAGGAGAAtgagaaggagaaagagaaagggAATGAAGGGAGTTCGAGGAGTCATGAGTATGCAGATTGCACGCGGAGATTACTAGAAACGGTGTCGTTTCTGTTGAGGAGTATAGAAGAGGCGAGGAAAGGAAATGGGGATGTGAAACAAGTCGAGGCGGCGTGGAAGGCGGTGAAGGCGAAGAAGGAGGAGTTGCAGGACGGAATCATGAATGGGCTTCATGTGGAGTTAATGGAATTGAAGAGAGATAAGGAGAAGTTGGAGAATCGGTCGGAGGAGATTGTGGATGCTGTGGTGAACACGAGGAGAGAATACGAGAAGTCGCTGGGGAATGTGGATAAAGAATTGGGGGATATGAAGGAGAGGTTGGAGGCGAGCTTGAAACGGCTGGAGCAAGAGTATAGTTCTATGTGGGAAAGAATTGGGGAGATTGAGGATGTTATTCTGAGGAAAGAGACAGCGGCAATGAGTTTTGGGGTGAGAGAGCTTTGTTTCATTGAGAGGGAGTGTGAGCAGTTGGTTCAAGGTTTTAATCGGGAAATGAGACGAAAGGGTATGGAAAG TGTGCCAAAGCGCCCAGTCACCAAACTTTCTAAAACTGATATTCAGAAAGAGTTAGAAAGTGTGCAAAGAAATCATTTGGAACAAATTATTTTGCCTAGTGTCTTGGAAGATAATGATCTTGGCTCATATTTTGACAACAATGCTAGTGATTTCGCTCAACATATAAAACAAAGACTTAGAGAGTCAAGAGAGATGCAGAAGTATGTAGAGGCTCGTATAAGAAAAGATATGAAGAAGTTTGGTGATGAAAAACGTTTTGTTGTGCTTACCCCAGAAGATGAGGTGGTGAAGGGTTTTCCTGAAATCGAGATGAAGTGGATGTTTGGAGACAAAGAAGTAATGGTTCCTAAAGCTGTTAGCCTTCATTTGTATCATGGGTGGAAGAAATGGCGTGAGGAAGCCAAGGCAGAacttaaaaaaaagttgttagAAAATATTGAGTTTGGTAAAGACTATGTAGCTGAAAAACAG GAACATATTCTTCTGGATCGAGATAGAGTAATGTCGAAGACTTGGTACAATGAGGAGAAAAAGAGGTGGGAGATGGATCCACTTGCTGTTCCTTTTGCTGTGTCAAAGAAACTTGTAGAGCATGCGCGGATTAGGCATGATTGGGCAGTAATGTATGTTGCAATAAAGGGGGATGACAAAGATTATTTTGTTGACATAAAG GAATTTGATATGCTATATGAAGATTTCGGAGGGTTTGATGGCCTGTATATGAAAATGCTTGCCAATGGTATTCCAACTACTGTTCACCTGATGTGGATCCCTTTCTCAGAATTGAATCTTCAGCAACAGTTTCTCTTGACACTAAGGCTGTCTCAACAATGCTTCAATGCTTTATGGAAGACAGAAATTGTTTCATATGCAAGAGATTGGCTAATTATGAACTTTACAGAAGCAAATGATGACATAATGATGGCAATTGTGTTTCCTATACTGGAGCTTGTGATCCCTTACCCT GTAAGAATCAAGCTGGGGATGGCATGGCCTGAGGAAATCGATCAAGCTGTTGACTCAACATGGTACTTGAAATGGCAATCTGAGGCAGAAAAGAGTTACAAATCCAGAAAGAGAGATGACTTCCAATGGTTTTTCTTGTTTACTATAAGAACTGTTATATATGGATATATGTTGTTTCATGTCCTCCTATTTCTGAAAAGAAGAATCCCAGTAGTTCTTGGTTTTGGGCCATATAGAAAAGATCCAAACTTTCGGAAATTAGGGAGAATG aaatattatctcaaataTAGAAAGAGGAGAGTTAAACAAAGGAAAAAGGCTGGGTTTGATCCTATAACTCGAGCTTTTGATCAAATGAAG AGGGTAAAAAATCCACCAATACCTTTGAAAGACTTTGCAAGTATTGAGAGTATGAGAGAGGAAATGAATGAAGTTGTAAAATTTCTTCAGAATCCTCGTGCATTTCAGGAGATGGGTGCTCGTGCACCTCGG GGAGTTCTTATTGTTGGTGAGAGAGGCACAGGAAAGACATCTCTAGCATTGGCTATAGCAGCAGAAGCTAAGGTTCCTGTTGTTGAAGTGAAAGCTCAAGAGTTGGAAGCAGGATTATGGGTTGGGCAAAGTGCATCAAATGTTAGGGAGCTATTTCAAACCGCAAGAGATCTG GCCCCAGTAATCATATTTGTGGAGGATTTCGACCTTTTTGCTGGAGTTCGTGGCACATATATTCACACTAAAAATCAGGATCATGAGGCTTTCATCAATCAACTTCTTGTGGAGCTTGATGG GTTTGAAAAACAAGATGGGGTTGTTTTGATGGCCACGACTAGAAATCTGCAACAAGTTGATGAGGCCTTGCAGCGGCCTGGTCGGATGGATAGAATATTTCATCTTCAAAGACCAACGCAAGCagaaagagagagaatattACAGATTGCTGCAAAAGAGAGTATGGACACTGAGCTGATTGACTTTGTAGACTGGAAAAAG GTTGCTGAAAAGACAGCTCTTTTACGACCTATAGAACTAAAACTTGTCCCAGTGGCATTGGAAGGAAGTGCTTTCCGGAGCAAATTTCTTGATACAGATGAACTTATGAGCTACTGTGGATGGTTTGCG ACTTTCAGTGGTATTATTCCTAATTGGGTGCGAAGAACCAAACTTTCAAAGATGCTAAGCAAAATGCTGGTGAATCATCTTGGGCTTACATTGACTAAAGAAGATCTGCAAAATGTGGTTGATCTAATGGAACCATATGGTCAGATAAGCAATGGAATAGAATTTCTCAGCCCCCCTATTGAT TGGACGAGAGAAGCCAAATTTCCGCATGCTGTTTGGGCTGCTGGGCGCAGCCTAATTACTGTTCTACTTCCAAACTTTGATGTTGTAGATAATCTATGGCTTGAGCCATTGTCTTGGGAG GGAATTGGGTGTACAAAGATCACTAAAGCAAGAAATGAAGGCTCCACCAATGGGAATTCTGAGTCACGGTCATACCTAGAAAAGAAACTTGTATTTTGTTTTGGTTCCCATATTGCATCTCAAATGCTGCTTCCTTTTGGAGAGGAGAACTTTCTGTCTTCCTCAGAACTTCAACAAGCACAGGAG ATAGCTACGAGAATGGTTATTCAATATGGATGGGGACCTGATGATAGCCCTGCAATATACTATCATACTAATGCG GAAACAGCACTAAGTATGGGAAACAACCATGAGTACGAAATGGCAACAAAAATTGAAAAG ATGTATTATTCAGCATTTTACAAGGCAAAAGAAATGCTTCAGAAAAACCGTCAGGTTCTTGAGAAGATCGTTGAAGAGTTAATGGAATTTGAAATCTTGACTGGGAAG GATTTGCAAACAATACTTGAAGATAACGGTGGGATTAGAGAGAAAGAACCATTTTTCCTTTCTAAAGTTCAGGAAGTAGAG CCATCATCTAGCAACTTTCTTGATGAAGGAACTAAGTTGGCTACAGCGCTTCTAAGTGAAGCATCTTAA
- the LOC115720662 gene encoding LOW QUALITY PROTEIN: leucine-rich repeat receptor-like protein kinase PXL1 (The sequence of the model RefSeq protein was modified relative to this genomic sequence to represent the inferred CDS: inserted 2 bases in 1 codon; deleted 4 bases in 3 codons; substituted 2 bases at 2 genomic stop codons): MPKSLLFFYCFIGLSLVFVLEAQTLPNEELSVLLSIKSVLVDPMDCLNDWKKPVSKNSSLHCNWTGVWCSSKGFVEKLDLSNMSLSGHLSDHIQSLSSLYSLNISCNEFASHLPKSLYNLTSLKTIDVSQNSFVGKFPTGLGTSAGLTYVNASSNNFSGLLPEDLGNATALEILDFRGSFFEGSIPISYRNLQKLKFLGLSGNNLTGTIPRELGELSSLETIILGYNDFQGEIPAELGNLTSLQYLDLAVGNLSGQIPPEMGKLQKLTTVFLYRNKFQGRIPPEIGKHSIAVFLDLSDNQISGEIPGELAELKNLRLLNLMCNNLSGLVPHKLEELTKLEILELWKNNLTGPLPMNLGKNSPLKWLDVSSNSLSGEIPPGLCDSGNLTKLILFNNSFSSLIPLGLSNCLSLVRVRIQHNLISVTIPIGFGSLPILERLELAKNNLTGHIPSDIAMSTSLSFIDVSWNHLVSYLPSSILSLPNLQTFMASNNNLEGKILHXFQDCPSLSVLIFQTTVLTEKFRESLASCEKLVNLNLHNNSFTXEIPKPIATMPTLSILDLSVNSLSVEYREDFGSSPALEMLNLSYNNLAAXAPTNGILMTINPNDLIGNQGLCGAILPPCPRSSATKKGQAKTVHINHVVIGFIVGISVICSLFLTFFTGRYVYRKWYLYNSFLGDFFYKGNDEWPWRLVAFQRVNFSCCDILSSIKESNIIGMGGTGVVYKAESHRPNSAVAVKKLWRSSSDMESGDDLLGEVNLLGRLRHRNIVRLLGYLHNRTEVMMIYEFMPNGNLATALHGNQAGKLLVDWVSRYNIAVGVAQGLHYLHHDCHPSVIHRDIKSNNILLDANLDARVADFGLARMMTHKNETVSMVAGSYGYIAPEYGYTMKVDEKIDIYSYGVVLLELLSGKTPLDPSFGESVDIVEWVRSKIRNKRTIEEALDPYISGQCKHIQEEMLLVLRIALLCTAKLPKDRPSMRDIITMLGEAKPRRKSICQDVTSKDKTIFTAPSPTSNTTSSNTSSPPVGSSFLQADALIF; encoded by the exons ATGCCAAAGTCCCTGTTGTTCTTCTATTGTTTCATTGGTCTCTCTCTTGTCTTTGTTCTGGAGGCTCAGACTCTGCCTAATGAAGAATTGTCAGTCTTGTTGTCCATAAAATCAGTTTTGGTTGATCCAATGGATTGCCTTAACGACTGGAAGAAGCCGGTGAGCAAGAACAGTTCACTTCATTGCAACTGGACTGGAGTTTGGTGCAGCTCCAAAGGCTTTGTGGAAAAGCTTGATCTGTCCAACATGAGCCTCAGTGGCCATTTATCGGATCACATTCAAAGCTTGAGCAGCCTGTATTCTCTTAACATTTCCTGCAATGAGTTTGCTTCTCATTTGCCGAAATCTCTGTACAATCTCACCTCATTGAAGACCATTGATGTGAGTCAAAACTCTTTTGTTGGCAAGTTTCCAACAGGTCTTGGAACGTCTGCCGGATTGACTTATGTTAATGCGTCGAGCAATAACTTCTCCGGCCTTCTTCCAGAGGATCTCGGCAATGCAACAGCTCTCGAAATCCTTGATTTTAGAGGAAGTTTCTTTGAAGGTTCTATTCCAATCTCATACAGGAATCTGCAGAAGTTGAAGTTTCTAGGCCTTTCAGGTAATAATCTGACTGGAACAATCCCACGAGAGCTTGGGGAACTCTCATCATTAGAGACCATTATTCTTGGATACAATGATTTTCAAGGTGAAATCCCAGCTGAGCTTGGAAACCTTACAAGTCTTCAGTATCTTGACTTGGCAGTGGGCAATCTCAGTGGTCAAATACCACCTGAGATGGGTAAGCTGCAGAAACTTACAACAGTTTTTTTATACAGAAATAAGTTTCAAGGAAGGATCCCACCAGAGATTGGCAAACATAGCATCGCT GTGTTTTTGGACCTTTCCGATAATCAGATTTCAGGCGAGATACCAGGAGAGCTTGCAGAGTTGAAGAATTTGCGGCTGTTGAACTTGATGTGCAATAATCTATCTGGTTTGGTTCCTCACAAGCTGGAGGAGCTAACTAAGTTAGAGATTCTTGAGCTGTGGAAGAATAACTTAACAGGTCCTTTGCCTATGAACCTTGGAAAGAACTCACCTTTAAAATGGTTAGACGTGTCATCAAATTCATTATCAGGTGAGATTCCACCAGGTTTGTGTGACTCCGGTAATCTCACTAAACTCATCCTCTTCAACAATTCATTTTCGAGTTTAATCCCGTTAGGTCTTTCCAAC TGTTTGTCCTTGGTTCGGGTTCGAATACAACATAATCTCATTTCAGTGACTATCCCTATTGGCTTTGGAAGCCTACCAATTCTCGAGCGGCTAGAATTGGCCAAAAACAATCTCACTGGCCATATTCCATCAGATATTGCTATGTCTACATCGCTTTCTTTCATCGATGTCTCTTGGAACCACCTTGTATCATATCTTCCTTCTAGTATTCTCTCCCTCCCAAATCTCCAAACTTTTATGGCCTCCAACAACAACCTGGAAGGCAAAATCCTGCACTAGTTTCAAGATTGCCCTTCTCTCTCGGTCCTGATCTTTCAAACAACCGTTCTCACGGAAAAATTCCGAGAGAGTTTAGCTTCTTGTGAGAAGCTCGTCAATTTGAACCTACATAACAACTCTTTCACCTGAGAAATCCCGAAACCAATAGCCACAATGCCCACATTATCCATTCTTGACCTCTCCGTAAATTCTCTTTCCGTGGAATACCGAGAGGACTTTGGAAGCTCACCGGCCTTGGAAATGCTCAACTTGTCTTACAACAACCTCGCAGC CGCACCCACCAATGGCATACTAATGACCATCAACCCCAACGACCTTATAGGCAACCAAGGGCTTTGTGGTGCCATACTTCCACCTTGCCCAAGAAGTTCT GCAACAAAAAAGGGGCAAGCGAAAACTGTTCACATCAACCACGTCGTCATTGGATTCATTGTCGGAATATCAGTGATTTGTTCTCTCTTCCTGACCTTCTTTACAGGGAGATACGTGTACAGAAAATGGTATCTCTATAACAGTTTCTTGGGAGACTTTTTCTACAAGGGAAACGATGAATGGCCATGGAGACTTGTAGCTTTCCAAAGAGTGAACTTCAGTTGTTGCGACATCTTATCAAGCATAAAGGAGTCAAACATAATAGGAATGGGAGGTACCGGGGTGGTTTACAAGGCCGAAAGCCACAGACCCAATTCAGCTGTGGCTGTAAAGAAGCTATGGAGGTCGAGTTCGGACATGGAAAGCGGCGATGACCTACTGGGCGAAGTAAATCTTCTGGGCAGGCTTCGACACAGAAACATCGTACGGCTACTGGGTTATCTCCACAATCGGACGGAGGTGATGATGATCTATGAGTTCATGCCGAATGGGAACCTTGCCACGGCCCTCCATGGAAACCAAGCTGGGAAATTGTTGGTGGACTGGGTATCGCGCTATAATATAGCTGTTGGGGTGGCCCAAGGCTTGCATTATCTCCACCATGATTGCCACCCTTCGGTGATCCACCGTGATATCAAGTCCAATAATATACTGCTTGATGCAAATTTGGATGCCAGAGTTGCAGATTTCGGGTTGGCCAGGATGATGACTCATAAGAATGAGACCGTTTCCATGGTCGCTGGTTCTTATGGATACATTGCTCCAG AATATGGTTACACAATGAAAGTTGATGAGAAGATTGATATATATAGCTATGGAGTTGTTCTATTAGAGCTTCTAAGTGGAAAGACACCGCTAGACCCTTCATTTGGGGAGTCAGTCGATATAGTGGAATGGGTTAGGAGTAAGATACGAAACAAAAGAACCATAGAAGAAGCTTTGGACCCTTATATTTCTGGACAATGCAAGCATATCCAAGAAGAGATGCTACTTGTGCTCAGAATTGCTCTTCTTTGCACAGCAAAACTTCCCAAAGATAGACCATCAATGAGGGACATAATAACCATGCTTGGTGAGGCTAAGCCAAGGAGAAAAAGCATTTGTCAAGATGTGACATCAAAAGATAAGACTATCTTTACTGCCCCATCACCTACCAGTAACACTACTAGTAGTAACACTAGTAGCCCTCCTGTGGGGTCATCATTTCTCCAAGCTGATGCTTTGATATTTTAG